The window ATCAAATAATCATGTACGAGGCTCACTGCAAATAAAACAAACGAGGTAAACTGAGAGCTTACATTGTGGGAAGTGAGAAATCCAAGGGATCCAAGGTTAAAAGATACAACAGGGGGAACAGCACCCCTAAATAAATTTGATGCATGGAGTATAACCCCATCACCCCCCAAGCACGCCACAAAATCAACCCTCTCGTGAAGATCACTGTATTACGACATTTGAGAGGTACGTAGTTTACCTATGAGATGTCACGAACATTATAATATTCTTACTGCTATAAATCAGAATTTGCATTACCTGGTGTCTTGACTGTAAAAGGTTTGAATAAATCCAAAACCTGGAATTCTAGCAAATATGTCATGAACATCAGGCTCAACAAGAACATTCATTTTCTCTTGGTGATATAAGAAAGAGGCAACCTGCAAATCAAATTGAAAACATGCAATTAAACtattagagaaaaaaaaatgatcaaAGCAATACTCAAGACGACCAATGAATAAAGAAACTATATCTCCACTTAAGAAACCTGTCATAAGAAGCCACCCCCTCCTGACACAAAGAGAGCATGTGGAGGttcttttgatttttaattttttgagtTCATTGATAATCAACATGTACATTTATAAACTAATCAAGGAATCAAAACTCTACAAGTagagaaaacaaaaaaacgTTCAGTTATCTGTAAAtgacttcacaaatataatgtCGCCCCCAATGAGCCATCAGTTTTCTGCCATTGTGGGCCAAACAAGTTATGGTGATCAATAAATGGTGTTGTTGATAAACATAGCAGGAATGAGTGGGAAGGAGCTATGATTCTTACCCTAGGTTATGGTGATCAATAGAAGTTGTCGGCCAACAAAGTTATGGTGATCAATGAAAATGGAAACGAAAATATTCCACAAAGTAAAAACAAATGGTTATTAATTCTCCATTTCACCTTCAAGAAACTTTATGATGATCAATAAAAGTAGTCAGGCTAACAAAGTTATGGTGATCAATGAATGATATCTTTAACAAGGATCTATTGCTCTACCCACTTCACTGGAAGCCCTAAGGCACATGAGTGCAGCTAATCCAACTAAAAACTGACAAACAAGTAACCTAATGACAAGCAGAAGCCTAGGTTAAGTGAGAAAATACTTAACTCAAAAAAAAACCAGCAAATATTTCAAGGTGGTAGAAGGAAGATAATAGAGAAAGGATAAACTGGCAGAGTCTTCTTGATGGTTGTTACAGTTTCAGTGGATTTAATCTTTGAGGTTTACTTCAGAGTATGACTACGGACTTCAGAAATGACTGATGAATAAGCATTTTACCTACATAAGCTCTACAAATACCAAAAAGCATTTAGGAAAACTATCAAACATCATACGGCGTTCTTTGCTTATTCTTCTATCTTGAACTACTGATCATTGGAAAACTTCATGTCAAAAGCCACAAAGTGAGATTACGAGCTTTTTTAACATTAAGATCATTGGAAAACTAATTACGGACAGGCTGAAAAGATCACAATATAAATTAATAGTAGCACTTGTGCATGTGTCACGTTATTAGAGTAAGGAGGATTAATGGGAATTATTTAGGTGGTAATTATTTTATAGTTGAAGTTAATAATTAGTTTAGTAGTTTGTTAGAGGATTAGTTAGACAGCTATAATATTCCAGCTGTGGTGTTATGTACCTGCTGCCACATCAGCGGTATCATTCCTATATTAAGGGTCATGCATTTGTAAGGGAATCATCAGAATTATATTCAATGAAAACTTATGTTCTCTTCCTTCCCTTATTCGTCTCCTCTCGACTCTCTTCTTCCCTAACTCTCTGTTTCTTCTATTCTTCTCTTTCTCCTAAGATCTTTTCTGCCCTAATCCACTGTCAGAATCCTAATCCTAGCAGGCAAAATATATATCAGTCCTACTCAGTGGAACTCACATATTTCATTGCTAGATTTAGTAATAACTAAAGATGGAATGTACACAGACCTTAGTTTACAAAATCACTGTGAAGTAAGAGAACAATCTTTTAGCAATTTGCAGATTACCTCTTTGGCTTGTTCCATGAGTTCCTGCCCTAATTTCTTCAATAATAATACAGTTTTTGGCTTTGTTTTCCACATAAGCATTTGTTGCTGGGTACTAGGATGAGTGAAGGCCAAAGAAGATTCAGTAACCTTCTCTCTGGTACAAGAAAATCCATCAGTTCGGACGAGAAACATTTCTGCTTTCTTTCTCGACTGCACTCTCACAACACCAGTTGCAGAAGCACACATGTCTCCGTCTATTGAGACGGACTCATCATCACTTGCGCTGAAGGAGGCTAATCCATTTTGTGTATCAACTTCTTCCACAGAGTTAGATGTAGTATTCTTAGTTGCACTGTCACTTGTAATGGGACTGGCATTTCTTTCAAGAACAGGGAACCTTCCCCCTTCATCAATTACATTTAAACCTGAACCAACAGATATAAAGCCACTACTTTTCAGATGCTTCTCACCATCAACAGACGAGCTCTGAAGTTTTGAAGGTTGATTTCCAATGCTAACTGACCTATTGGATCTTTTTGACTCCCTTGATTTAGCATCAACACCCACAATCTTACTTGGCTGCACCTCTCCAGCACGCATCTCTTTGGAAACAGGCAACTGCTTGAACTTATTGAAACGGTAGCCAGAGAAGGTAGGTGGTGATATTCTTCTAGTCTCAAAAAACCTAGACATCTCTGCCTTAGAGAAGATATTGGAAGGAGGTCTTTGTGACTTGAGAGGGTCACTTCCCATACAGATGTTTGTAGAAGTGTTTCTCTCATTATCAACTGTTTCTGTAGATGCTGTACCCTGATCAGAAACAACGGCATTGTAAGCCCCATTGACGCTTTGGCTGCTTTGACCCTTAATAGGAGAAATAACTTCCTGAAACACATCATTTGATGAGTGAAGTTCATTTGAAGCCTCTTGCAGTGATCCGTTTTTCTGTTCCAGGAAAGACATCTTCTCCTTCAATTCTCGggtttcatttttatttttttgtttcatattatcaGAAGCAATAAACTGAGAGGCACTGCGTGTCATGTACTGCCTCCATCTCGAGATCATGGCTGAAGTTCTCCATGCTCCTTCCTTACTATGAAGATAGATGGGCTTTTTGCTACAATCAGAAACCAAAGATGCAAACTTCTCAACCTGTTCTACTGAAGGTGCTGTCCTAGCTTCTACAGGGATTTTAATCAATTCAATTTTGCCAGACAAGGTTGCAGCATCCACGGCTGCTTGATAAAAGTTATCCTTTATAGTTTCAGCTCTAATATCTATGATTGTCTTGAATCCTTTCTCCAGCAACCAATTCAAACTTTCCTCAGTTACCTGACCACCCTTCCAAAATGCAACTTCAGAATTTTGGGATGCTAACTCTTCTTTTGAAGTGGAAAAATAAACAGGACTCCAATTTGCAAACAGCATATGACAAGGGAAATCATCAGGACGGAGAAAGCCAGAATCGTAGCAAACATTTTTCAGTCTCTGTAATTTCCTCCATAAATTCAAGTTACGATCATCATCAAGTGTCAAATAATTTTCAAGGGCAACATGCAAACTCTCACAACACCTTTTCATTTCACTCCTGAAAACGGCAAGTGGAGGAAGCTTATCCTCCATCATGCTTAAATCTGTAACACCAAAAGAACTCGTGCTGGAAGATCTTCCAGAAAGAACATCATCTCTTGCTTTATTCAGAAGTGAAATTATGCAACCAAGCACAGAAACTATCTTATCTTCCAATAATGGTTTTTCCTCAGGCGTGAAATCATATGAAACACTACATTCACCTGTCACAGGATTGCATAATGTGTCCATTAATGCAGCATGAAGCCGTTCAGCCGTTCTAAATATTCTACAATATGCCTCAACTTCAGCAATATCCCCAGGAACTGGACCAATCCAAGGCAACTGTAATGGATCATGTGACTGGAAACTCTGGCAATCAGAACCAAAAACAACAGTGAGTCATTCATTACTACAATTTTCAATTGAGCATCAGATctaaaaaagggcggcccggtgcactacgcgtccccgctaagcgagggtccggggagggatcccaccacaagggtgtactggggcaagaccaattttttggcaagaggtcactcctaagactcgaacaggtcacacgacaacaacttttaccgttgcgccaaggctcgccctcaattGAGCATCAGCTATGAGGGGCAGAAAACTTTTGAGCTCAAAGTGTTGAAATTCTAAATTAGTTTCAATTGATAATGAGATAGACGAGCCACAGTGTACCGAAAATATCAAATTTTAATGATCAATCAGCCCAATGAAGGGCTTCAAATATGTAGGGGCACACCATTCAATCAATCTCCACGCAATTATGAGCAGATTTGATATGGacttcaatgtatatatatcacTAACGATCCTAAAAGCTGAACTGCGTACTCATTTTAAGAAATTACctaaagaaaaatttaaaattacaacatttttGACTAATAGATAGTCCAAAcgagaaaaatatgaaaaccaatACCGAAATTCTATATACCAGCCTCAAGTCACtcaggcatttcatcaaacaattAGAACACAAAATACACAGCAAAATTGAAGCTAAAATAGAAAGCAGAAATAGAAAGAGAGTAACAACCTGAGAATCCAAACCCAAATTCAGGGAAAAAGCACTCGATAAGTCCGCACTCACAACGAActtaatcttcttcttcttcaacctctctTTTCTGCCCAACTGCAATCCATACCCAAAACCCAATTTCCCAGTTTCTCTATTAAGCTCATACGAGCAAAGACAGGGCAATATTCCGGTGACCGGCGATAATCTATTCATGTCGATCACGGGGCAGAAGAAGAGACATGCCACCATACGGGCTTAGATTCAGTAAGCTTATACAAATTTTACTTTATTTcagaaatcaaaattcaaaaGTACTTTTTGGGTAAAGGGAAATTGGttaaaaggaaaataaatgTAGATGATGTGACAGTGATATATTCCTGTGGATAATATCGCCGGGAAAATGGCgggtaagaagaagaagaaagatgatGAATTTGAAGGGATATCATTGGTTCTTGTGGTGGTGATGATTTTGGGCTTTGATTTGACTGCCACTGTTTGATACTTCGATGTGATTCTCAACTAGTTTGCGCCGGCACATCAAACTTCTTTTTGTTTCCACTAGTTTCTGACGGCTTAATAAAAATAGGGATTGAGTACAAAAAGTGTAATTTTAATCTCCACCCTAACCCCAAAATCTATGTTTAAGTTTAGTGAGTTTGTTAAATTTAAGTTTAGTTGTTTTTCATTACCAGAATATCTTGAAGGTTGGATGTGGTCAAAACATTAAATTACAAGTGAAAAAATCTCATTTATCGATAAGTTTGAAATTAGATAATCGGATAAACATTACgtttaaagttgattttttttttctatatggAAATCTACTCTCATTCAATAATTACAATGTTAAATATCTAtcccataaaaatatataacggaTAATTAGATTTATTAATGAGACCGATAATATTTATATCCATTAGATCTTGTTCCATTATAATCGAAAAATCTTCAATACCTATTTTCATAAAGTTAAGGATGGGAAAAAATATTATTCTTATTCCCAGAGATGAATAGGAGACGGTATTAGCTATgtctattttataaaaattccTAATTTATTACTGTTAGGATTATATAAAAATTTCGGCAAATTGTTATGAACAACTTCAGCTTTAAAATTATCTCTAAGATTTTGGCGGATCAATCATCTTCAGTAGCTTCTAAAACTGTTTCGTCAATCAGTTCAGGTTTAttaaaggtagaagcattcatcagtgTGTCATTTTAGCTTCTGAAGGAACTAATATACTAAAGAAGAAATGCTTTAGGGGTTCTATAACGATGAAAGTCAGACATTTGAAAGGCGTTTGATTCTTTAGATTGGAATTTTATAATAGAAGAATGTAATCAACTAACAGTTAATGTAATCAGTTAACAACTATTTGCCAAACACGCGCTTAGACTCACTGCAATAcctcttaccaaattagacactttcaaagTTAACTTTTCCGAAATACCCTTAGTATATAAATTATCACTTAACATATTTTGTGTAGAACATAATTTTTGCGAAGACAGCTACAGACAGAGCGATTTTGGTACGATTTTTACTGCATTTTTTGTGCGATTGTTTCTACGATTTTGGTGCAATTCAATGGTAAAGGTCGGAAAGAAAGTATAAGagaaacataaaaacaaaactacTTCGCAGTTATAAACTTCTTCGCACTGCAAAGCGAAATAAGATTAAAATAGTTAAAGCAACTGTGAAAATAATTGTTTTCGTAGTTACTGCAATATCTCTTCGTAGTGGAAGCAACTGCAGaaaaaattcaaatgatttatataaatttacttCATATTTGCTTCCACTGCGGAAGGTTTTCATGAATACGAAATTATCTTCTTGCAGAATAAGAGGATTTCTAACATTCACACACGCACAATCTTCTAGAAAAACTGAACCCCAAAATCGCACAAAAACACGCAGCAAAAATCGCACCAAAATTGTACAAAATCACTCCGCAGCCGTCTCCGCACAAATTATGTTCTGCACAAAATATTTTGTGATAAGATATACACTACGGGTATTTCAGAAAAGTTAACTTTGAAAGTGTCTAGAAATGTTAAATATATAAACGAACCTCCCAATTAgaccatttttataatttaccaaaaaatgtACAAATTAACATGTAAAATAATCAATTACAtgactattattattattattagggtaattaatttattagtccctatattttgacaaaaaacactgtttagtccttaatgtttttcttggtgaactgtttagtccatgccgttagactctcatgaagattctgttagtcaatttggatttgtgttcttcttttcctttattttgctttcctttaaactctaatgcatctgaaatcaactttgagtgttcttgttcttaattttcttcttaatcgttcaaattcgtaagcgttgagtctgttctttttattgttctccatgcaaatagcttcttcttctaaattggattactcttctgaagtttgaaggtaaatagtaaagggtaatttagtcatttccgaagtcataaacggtaaaaaatgtaacaaacagacggaaggactaaacagttcactgagaaaaaggttagggactttaccatgtgtttttgaaagtacagggactaaacagtgtgttttgtcaaaatatagagactaataaattaattacccttattattattatcttgtttagagagagaacatGACTATTATTCTTAAGTTGCTAAATCTAGGATTCGTCGACTGTATCTGAAAATCTGTacaaaaagataacaaaaaaGCCAGAAAATAGGATTTGAAATAGGGGAATATCCTCAAAGCTTTTTCATTATTAGCATCAAATACTTATTTCATCTCCATATAAAATTGCAAATTGCATTTTTTACAGTTCATAAGAAAGATTTTATAGTTTCTTTAAAGTCACATTAGTTACATTAAAAATTGTTCCGAATTACTAAAAAtgcaaacttttttttttttttgagaaaaaaataggCCTAAAGTTGTCTTTTCCTTAATGTGTTATAATTAATCAATAGCTCAAGAACTCTATACTATTCCGACAGTTTGACACGAGATGCAATAAATTCATTagcactctttttccttttttgggTTCCCTTGACCTGGGGAAGGTTTTTTTTAACGAGGCTAACcttaaaaagaagaagaaaaaaaagccTAAGAatactttttccttttatttccCATGCTGTAGCGATCGAGGCATTTGGATGAAAACTAAATTTGCATTATGCATCTGTATTACGCTGATGAAAACAAAAATTGCATGAAAATTTATACACATCATTATAATTCGATCTACATAAATTGGAACTGGTTAATGCCTCAGTCACCAGGCATACTGATTCCAGTTCCTACGTGAGCTTTGTATACTCTTGACTGTCTCACGATAATCTGAATGATTCAGGACCAGTTTGATTCCGGAACCTTCTACAAAATTTCCTTACGGTTCATGATATCAAGGTCGGACAATATACTGATTCGAAACCACAAACATTTACCTCGATCAGCTAATGACAGCCTTGGAATGGCAATTGGACCTCAGTTCCATAAAATTTTATCTCCTTTTATGAAGTTGTGCTCTCTTATGTTAAGCTACTTCGGGTTCGAACCCTGTCTATAAGCATTTGCCTGCCTGACAAATCTTCTTCATAAACAACCACCTGTTTTCACAATGTCCAGAACCATTATCAGCATGGAATATATCCACTTAAAACCAATGGAATACTAAAAATATAAGGCAAAAAGAGCATCCCGAGACTCCTGATCATTCTGATTTTGGTAGATTGACCCCctgattttttatttcaatacatTAAGACcttgatttctttttatattttggtCACACTAAGCTCTTGATGACCAGAAAAAATCAGCcttgaacataaaattcggttaacaaAAACATTATTCATTTTATGAGTGTTcagaatttgcatttttaacaGTCTGAATGCAGTTTGTTAAATGTGTAATGTAGCTATAGAGAAATTGTAAAAACTCTATTTGGAACTGTAAAAGATACAATTTCAGACACATGATATTTGGTAACGATCTTTTAAATGGATTTGATATTCACAACTAACTACTTTGGCAAGCAAGGGACTTAATGTGAACAAAACTAAATGATCAAGAGTATGATGTGTCGAAATAAAAGATTAGAGGCTCAATCCACCAAAATAGGAGTGATCCAtaggcctcaggatgctttttgccaaaatACAATCGACATGGAATAACCAACAAATTGAACATGAGCACGAGAAGAAACCTGAGACTCTGTTTGAGTTTCGCTGAAACCATAATATATTCCTTTGGTTATGTCTCTAGAAGAATTGGATGGCTTATCTTTTTCCCCAGTTCTGTAAAGAAATAAGCATACAGAGAAGTTAAATAGAGGATTAGCAAAGGATACATGTAAAAGAGAAAGGAGAAACAAAGAAGCCTAGTTAAATTATATGTTTAATACCTCCCTACCCCCCAAACTTGTACATAAAAGTCTAATGATCCAGTgttgttaaaggcgcgcctCGGCTAAGGCTCCAGCCTTAGCGCCTCTGGTGACCAAAGGCGGGCGCGGGCAGTAAGGCGCGCGCCTTGGCGCGCCTTGGCTTCCTTATGGTATTTTAGGGTTGAGTTGAGGGTATATTAGGTTTTttagggtattttagggttttctaacttcaaaaaagaaaagaatagaaGACATCATCGCACATAACTCGCAGCTGCCAAAATTTTATGAGTTTTAGATTATGTCTTAGTAGTTAACTAGAACTTAACTAGTGCATTTTATGGTTTATTGTTGGTTTTTGATTATTTATGActagttttataaatttatgattttttttttttggtgcgcCTCGAGTCGCTCGGGCGCGCGCCTTAAGTTGCgccttgcgccaaggctccaggac of the Euphorbia lathyris chromosome 7, ddEupLath1.1, whole genome shotgun sequence genome contains:
- the LOC136235348 gene encoding NAD kinase 2, chloroplastic, with the translated sequence MVACLFFCPVIDMNRLSPVTGILPCLCSYELNRETGKLGFGYGLQLGRKERLKKKKIKFVVSADLSSAFSLNLGLDSQSFQSHDPLQLPWIGPVPGDIAEVEAYCRIFRTAERLHAALMDTLCNPVTGECSVSYDFTPEEKPLLEDKIVSVLGCIISLLNKARDDVLSGRSSSTSSFGVTDLSMMEDKLPPLAVFRSEMKRCCESLHVALENYLTLDDDRNLNLWRKLQRLKNVCYDSGFLRPDDFPCHMLFANWSPVYFSTSKEELASQNSEVAFWKGGQVTEESLNWLLEKGFKTIIDIRAETIKDNFYQAAVDAATLSGKIELIKIPVEARTAPSVEQVEKFASLVSDCSKKPIYLHSKEGAWRTSAMISRWRQYMTRSASQFIASDNMKQKNKNETRELKEKMSFLEQKNGSLQEASNELHSSNDVFQEVISPIKGQSSQSVNGAYNAVVSDQGTASTETVDNERNTSTNICMGSDPLKSQRPPSNIFSKAEMSRFFETRRISPPTFSGYRFNKFKQLPVSKEMRAGEVQPSKIVGVDAKSRESKRSNRSVSIGNQPSKLQSSSVDGEKHLKSSGFISVGSGLNVIDEGGRFPVLERNASPITSDSATKNTTSNSVEEVDTQNGLASFSASDDESVSIDGDMCASATGVVRVQSRKKAEMFLVRTDGFSCTREKVTESSLAFTHPSTQQQMLMWKTKPKTVLLLKKLGQELMEQAKEVASFLYHQEKMNVLVEPDVHDIFARIPGFGFIQTFYSQDTSDLHERVDFVACLGGDGVILHASNLFRGAVPPVVSFNLGSLGFLTSHNFDGYKKDLRQVIHGNNTVDGVYITLRMRLRCEIFRNGKAMPGKVFDVLNEVVVDRGSNPYLSKVECYEHDRLITKVQGDGVIVATPTGSTAYSTAAGGSMVHPNVPCMLFTPICPHSLSFRPVILPDSARLELKIPNDARSNAWVSFDGKRRQQLSRGDSVRISMSQHPLPTVNKADQTGDWFHSLIRCLNWNERLDQKAL